TcgggaaattttcaaatatcatataaaaatattaaatttttatgagaaaaatagggaaattttataatttaaaaattaaaattcgtagaacgacttaaaaaatgtataagatTGACTTAATGCTCCTACCGTACATCAAAAAAtcgaccaaattttttttttaattttaatttttttcatgcgaaactttagaaaatgaatgaaaactgACAGATTGCATAGTATTTATTGCAACTGGAGTAATTTCATagggaaaattttaacgaaaaataagtaaatatatgctaaatgcaataaaaatcgtCTAAAATGCTCTTCATGTCGGTTTTTTACATCTTTTGATGCCCTAAATTTATcagatttcttatttttaatgccAACGGATCCAAACATATTACATGACGAGCATTTAGAGCTATTTTCCCTTAtatttcgtgaaattttttttaattatatttttattgggtatttttaatatcagtgcacgaaatttttgatcatgcATATCAATGGagaacaaattaattatttgacatcagattgtcaattttaaaagtaatattttacctaaaatttcctaaaattttgtcatttttccctTTGAATCTTTGTTTTTGCCAATAaccttaattttctttttgtcaaAATGTAAGTTATGGTAAATTTGATAtcaaaaactcgtaaaaattaattttaaagggccttttttgtaatcttttttgtaatttttgtcaatcaaTCATAAAACGGTAGGTGGTAATAGATCATAAAAATGTTACCACCTACCGTGCATTTTTGAACTCGCGATTTTGATGACATAAACTAACAAATCAAGCAATTTAATGTCATAGTTGTGAAGATTCAAAAGgtataagattaaaaaaaaattgatttaaaaatttcaaaattaaattgtgagaaaattttgcactaaaatgtgaaatattattattgtacatTACAaatgaaagtttaaaatgcatcttcaaattaaaaatttgaaaaaaaaaatcattaagaaaatttaagatattctatgtcaaagtttaaaaaacacGGTAGGTGGTCAAAAACGGTAGGGGTTACGACTGCaaattttcgtcatttttgaagatttttggccaaaatatttcaaaaaatcaaaattctaaaTACACCATTAgaaagctgagaaaattttattaataatactaTTGGGTAAAAACAAGCTATGTGTTGAAAAAACGctcgaaatttcgaaaaaagtgaattttttgttttttttttgtaagttgcTCTCATTTAAAATACATTGAAACTTCAGGTGGCTGTAGAGAAAAAACTCTTAGCCTTAGACCTATACTGTAGAGGAGAAAATTGTTTAGTTTTAGGCCCTCTTTCATCGTACAGAAGGATTTCTCTGTTgccgcaaaattttttttttgttactaagTGTTATTCATTACTCCCACGGAGTTGCGGGAATCCTCAAATAtaagaggaaaataaaaaaatcgcattatcaaaagaaaacatttgtaaaaatagaaaattagcaaattaattaattaaaattaattaaaaacatgtttttcaaatttaaaattgaaaaaattgggtaaatttatttcgaaattgtccgataatattaaatttatttgattctttgaattttaaagttgaaaactgaaattcaaatttgaaaagttcaaCTGCTTGTATTTCGAAAAGTATACAactttctcaaaatatttttgcaaattctaAAAGTACTTGAAATTACCTTTGCAATGATACATATATATCATTAATgtcattttatgttaaaagtcAGCGAATTTGAAGTTCGCATTTCGCGAATTTACTGTTTTTTCGCGAATTTGCTGTTTTTTCGCGAATTTGCGAGATGCTCTTGTTTCTAACTTTAGTACAAAAgttaatcgaaattttaaaagtttttaaaaattaatttctcgaaaaattttaaaaaagagacCCAAAACCTACAAAAAACGGCCTTAAATAAACATACATAGATgatattgatgatttttttgccataATCACTCAATAGATTCATGAATGGGACGCCGGACAAaattattgagtttcatttgatgcggcctaaaaatatttaaattaaaaaaaagtatttaaaaatactggaaaatacatatttttttcttcgagtaTTCTAACAACCTGTTCTGTTTCACGTTACagtttaaatcattttaaaaaggcTTAATTCCTTAAGGTTTCATGTTATTTTGACCTCGccccattttttttgaagtataatatacaatttaatttagaacgaaatgtaaaaatttcaatataaatttcaaagctaCAAAACCACAATACCTTAAGTACACGggtacaaaatttaaagactTCCAGAATCTTAATAAATCTGGCGTCAAACCGAAACAGGTTCCGatgtaatcaattttttcagctttaCGCTCAGTTAATCTTTTTAGTAGTGTTGGTATGCTTTTTCTCGGTTGTACACTTTCACATAAAAGATTATTTTCCGAACTTTTTTCTTCCACTAGATTTTctagtaaaaaaaacatgataaaGAGTTTTCATTAGTtgattgtatattttttctttacctGGTTGTAAGGTCATTTCATTGTCTTCCAAACtagtaaattttcctttataaTAATCCTTTAGTATTTTCACGGCTCTTTTTCCATAGcccatctaaaattttaattatttaaattgtgaaCAAGTTTCTTACATAAAACGAGAAGAACTTACTCTTTGATAGTTAGGGTGTGTAGCAATTCGCACAACTCTTACACCAGATAAACGTGCAAAGTTCTTATCTCCATACTGTTCTGTAACATTCCATGGTATCAAATCACCAGCATTATTTCTTTTAGCAACACTCATTGAATCTTCTagcttttttgttgaaaattgaccTTCCATGCATACTTGAATAACAACCAAAATTTCAGGAAGCGCATCCATTTTAGTTACCGGacctaaattgattttttttttacaaatctaccgaaaaaatcattattatataACTACCTAACAAACAGAATAGATGATGTGCAGGAGCATCGCACATCAATTGTAGATCATTTGGACTATTTTTGTAATGAGACGAAACGCAAATagatataaatttatgtaGAAATGCTTCAGCAGCTTTATGATAAGAAAATAGAGCATCTCTatcaatataatataattcacAAGCATCTGGAACTGGGCATCCGGAATTTAATAAAGCGGGTATTGTATCATCTAGACATAATATTGAAGTTAACCAACTTTCTACAGGATCCAAAGAGGCATATCTAATTGACTCGTATAGTTTGATCTGTAAAGTACGGAAAATTGAATGACTTTCCTAATTACctatattttgtataaacataaaaaaaatttccgcatTACTTACTGGTTCTGGGGCATTATTTTCTTTCTGTAGTTGTGAAATCAATTTAAGACTTAGTGACCTTCCTGTACCTTCATACCCATTTATTGTAGAAGCCAAGAATACAATATATGGTCCTAGCATAGATTTTACCAACGGTAAAGGAATTGCAGCTGCTTCATCTATAATCAGCAAGTCagcattatttaataaatggcTGTCTGTTGGAGAAATATACTGAATAGTTTGacgattttttcttgtaaggtttattttaacaattgctTTATTAAAATCTGGATTGATTGATCTTGTGATTGTGTAATCAATATGTTCCTGATATTCTAGGACATCTAAtccttttaaaacaaattcaaataatGTAACCAAATTATCAGGTGATGGCGAGGTAACAAATATGTTTCCATATCCAAAAGCAATTGCAGCTGAAAAGATTACATAttctttatttatgaattatgtTTCACAAGCGACTGCATACCTGCGAGACTTAATCCCATTGCAGCAGACTTTCCACGACCTCTAGCTGCGGTTAATGACGTAGGAGGTCtaataagtaaatttaaaaatatatatttaggccgctccaaatttttttctatgtttttgtcccttgccccatttcaaaagcagaaaatccaatggggcaaaataaaaaaaaaagtaaaaaatttaatctaaatggATCATTTTGTGATCCTTTTCCTTACCTTTTCAAggagttttcaaaaaatttttaaaatattttcaatttttaaaattttttgtgctacAAATCGagattttacatgaattttcttctctaaaaatatttcctaaaaattatttttcaaaaatttttgatggttatttttatgaaatttttttgttaacatttttaacttaaaatactttcagatcaattttaaattgatcacaatttaaatttgaaacagtatttcaaaacattttttttttattttcaacccCCCCCCCATTCCcagttttgggacaaaaacatcggaaaaaatttgaaacggccttatatagataaaaaaaatacatatttttcaaaataatgacGTTTACCTCAATGTTTTAGTTGTTAAAGTATCAATAAATTGTGATAATGCTTTAGCTTGATCATATGTTTTACACAACTGAACTAATTGCCCAGCTGGTGGAGTATCTTTCAAGGTTTCTTTAAGGATCTTTAGGTCTTTAGAAAATGATAATGTTGATACATTGGAtaccttcaaaataaaaagaaaatcaaagtcAAAGTTCAAACTAATAAGAGAATTTACATTTTCACTCTCAATATTAGCTGTCTTCGAGCTAATAGGAAGAATGGATAGTTGATCATCTACTACTAAACATCTTTTGCAATTTGCCAGCGATAAGATTAATCTTTCATTAAAGCGACATTTAACATCTTGATGAGTTTcagttttgaatttattatgaatatcCATGTTAATAGAAAATAACGAAGTAAGTGAAGAAActgtttttaaaagtaaaatgacAAGtcctgttgaaaaaaaataaaaattattaatttgaataatttcgtgaaaaataaacaaataatatttatttaatattatgaaaCTTAATTTGGTCCAAAAATTCACGTGAGAGCTTTTATTTTGATCGCAAATCATAACgatcaaagaaattaaaaaacagcaaattaaaaatcgcTTAGCCATTACAATAATTACCTCCTCCTTCTACAGTCTCTATGGTTCTAGCCAAAATATTTGGCGTGATAgctaatttgattgaaaaaaaaataaataaaaaataacatataatcttaacttaaaattatttgttaagtACCTTCAAAATCTTGCAGTACACAAACGCCATAAGTTTTCCCCAAAATTGTATGGCTGTCTTTGTAATATCTTCCATGAATAGTTGTCGAAACACGAAaagcatcaaaaaaatcagcttCATTTAATGCTACTTTTCctgattgaattttctttatgcGTTTTTTACCGTGACTAAAAAATGTAGTaagtaaatatattaaaatatgaaaaaaaatcgttaataagtaaataaataacctAGAAATAGTGTCATCCTTATTTTTGTAACACCATAAAACAGTAGGTCTTTGTTTTACTACACTTTTCGATAGCATATCGTATAATATAGGAACCTAAAATGTACAATTTTATCTGTactttatctttaaaatttagattttattttacttgatTCTTCCCTTTGTCTCCGACTATGACAAATAAAGTTCGGTGTCCGGACTTTACCCCATTTTCTATCATTATACGTATGCGATTATCAATCTTTTTCTTtaccattttaaaaataatatctttatatttgttttaagtTTGTTTATGTTAAACACGTGAAGAACGAACTGTCAAaactcttgttttttttatttaactttaggGTTACCATTTAATTCATAGTTCCGTGAGGGGaaggatttaatttatttaaagatttaaatatttatttaaataacatttaatttattttaaggatgattatttatttaaaaatacttgaatagttaaatacataaattactATTAGTTGTTCTGCATTGAAGTTGTCGTAATCATTTTCCTTGAGTTTATAGATATTTAACTTaacttattaaataaaagttgtatgaattaaaaagttttaaaatgcaaaacaagtactttttcatattgaaacaaatttgttttaaacattttgtgtTCAACACTTTTGCACAAATTATAAGCTAATGAAAACTTGATTCAGAGAATTTCGAAATATTGGACCTTTTAGAAAGATCCTGGATTGAATGGGAACCCTAATTAGCATCTTTTCTTTCATACCTGGTAGACCTATTTTTATGACGTCATAAATCGTACGATGTTGATTCTTGAACTTAATTATATCAGTTAACTGTATTTCTCTGTgaaataaatagtaaaaagaataaaataaaaacaaaaatggatAGGCTAAGCTGGGAGccttttgataataaaatggaGTTAGAAACTAATTTCCATGGTGCAGAGTCAGCATTCGATGTTAATGAAATAGCAGACGACATGTTTAGAATTAACGATGATAAATTAATAGGAATGGTCggagatgattttttaactcaatttgGATTAGACGTTGATTTAGTAAATACAGAGATATCCCAATCAAATGATATCAGTACTTTGGATCAAGCAGATGATCTCAAAGTACTTCAATCTgatgaaatcaaattttctaacTTTCTTGAAGACACGTCTGCAAGCAAAACGTTCGATGATGCCGACGAAATGAacataaaagacaaaaagaatCCTGTTTCTATTTTGCAAGATACAAAAAGCACAGCATTACATCATTCAACAATAATACTTCCAATTAATACAATTTCTAATATGATGAGTCACCAATCTAATACAATGACACAAGTACCCCATATCAAATCAGTTCAATCAAGACTGGATTCTACAAATGTACAACAAACCTCTCAGTTATTAGCTATTCAAGGTTTTCCAACAGTAATGTGTAAATACACAGAAGGCAATGGGGCAATTCAACCACAAGTAAGTTGGTCTCAATTAAATCTCAAAAGTaaagactaaaaatttattttaaatcatcataaattttaaaaggattattttaaacttttgaaaaaatggattgataaaaattaagaaaaattactttaaaatattccaaaCACTACTTTTCGTGGTTTTCggcttcataaataaataaaaaaaaaattgggcaaaaattattgatttaaagtttaggccgttccaaatgaaactcaatagttttgtccaaaatttttgaaataaaaatgggagGGGGGGGGGAgggttgcaaaaaaaaataaaaaattttgaaataccttttttcatacaaaatgccaattttttttattaatttttgatttttaaactttgaaattttaaactttttttttattttgccccattggattttcgaatttaaaatagGGCATCGgaaaaaactattgagtttcgtttggaacggccttagtgtagttttaaaaaaaatggtaaaaaaaaataaaaagttttaatataaataaatttttcatacaaaataaaaaaaaatccattcaatgtttttaatttttttgcattttggtatttacattgagatttaCTACTTTGaggttgtttaaaaaaaaattactaaaattaccTAATTACAGAATATCCATGTAGTTAACGCTGGAACAATTTTAACAGGAATACCCGTAGTATTCGACACAAAGGAAAATAGTGAATCAAAATCAGAAAGAAATAATGTAAAACCTAATAAAGAAGGAAAACGATCTGCACATAATGCAATCGAACGACGTTATAGAACTTCGATTAACAGTTGTAtttgtgaattaaaaagtatGTTAGTTGGTCGTGATGCTAAGTTGCAAAAATCTGGAATACTACGCAAAGCTATtgaacatattaaaaatttagaacacCAAAACAGACAActtaaacaagaaaatatgGCTCTCAAATTACATTTATCAAATGAGACTAATGACAATCTCAAGGATCTACTTTcaaacaaaactaaaatttcagaaaaactcGGAGCTGGAAATCTAACTCCTCCGCGAAGCTGCGATGAATCTAATCCATCATTATCCCCACAGTACTCTGAACCTTCATCACCTTATAGCAGTGATGAAAGTGGAACATATAATGGCATGGCATCCCATTCAAAATTGACATTATGCATGTTTATGTTTGCGATGTTAGTAATAAATCCTTTTAAAGCACTTTTGAAAGAGGAGGAAACATTAAATTCAGACTATACAACTGCTAGGCGAACTATATTGGAATCTAATGGTAAGTTGttatataattaaacaaaaacttataCGAAAAGCAAGcacaatttgagaaaaaacaaatgttttacattattttgatgtttttttttattacgaaaacCGTATTTGGCCATTATTCCCTTCATACTATCAATTATTATCAtagaatctttaaaaaattgataatttaaaataaaaatttaattgtactTGCttgtttttacattaatttttatttatataaaatatgtgtGACTCTCACTTACTTACAGAATATTCATTTACATCGTGGACGCAATATGGATCTACTTTGTCTTTGTGGAC
The sequence above is drawn from the Culicoides brevitarsis isolate CSIRO-B50_1 chromosome 1, AGI_CSIRO_Cbre_v1, whole genome shotgun sequence genome and encodes:
- the LOC134837120 gene encoding RNA cytidine acetyltransferase, translating into MVKKKIDNRIRIMIENGVKSGHRTLFVIVGDKGKNQVPILYDMLSKSVVKQRPTVLWCYKNKDDTISSHGKKRIKKIQSGKVALNEADFFDAFRVSTTIHGRYYKDSHTILGKTYGVCVLQDFEAITPNILARTIETVEGGGLVILLLKTVSSLTSLFSINMDIHNKFKTETHQDVKCRFNERLILSLANCKRCLVVDDQLSILPISSKTANIESENVSNVSTLSFSKDLKILKETLKDTPPAGQLVQLCKTYDQAKALSQFIDTLTTKTLRPPTSLTAARGRGKSAAMGLSLAAAIAFGYGNIFVTSPSPDNLVTLFEFVLKGLDVLEYQEHIDYTITRSINPDFNKAIVKINLTRKNRQTIQYISPTDSHLLNNADLLIIDEAAAIPLPLVKSMLGPYIVFLASTINGYEGTGRSLSLKLISQLQKENNAPEPIKLYESIRYASLDPVESWLTSILCLDDTIPALLNSGCPVPDACELYYIDRDALFSYHKAAEAFLHKFISICVSSHYKNSPNDLQLMCDAPAHHLFCLLGPVTKMDALPEILVVIQVCMEGQFSTKKLEDSMSVAKRNNAGDLIPWNVTEQYGDKNFARLSGVRVVRIATHPNYQRMGYGKRAVKILKDYYKGKFTSLEDNEMTLQPENLVEEKSSENNLLCESVQPRKSIPTLLKRLTERKAEKIDYIGTCFGLTPDLLRFWKSLNFVPVYLSQKSNDLTGEHSCILICSMKKENYNINERENWLAAYFKDFKRRLVRLLGKTFSNFTTGLALSLLEHRSVTLLNESLSTAIIDQTFLPHDIQRLESYCYNQAEYRLILDLTMDLARLVFDSNLINDKVDTLQRAILLGIGLQNKTIDQLSIEFNMPGNQVLAKFYDCIKKLTNYLVKILESNLEKSITKASKLEEPSLSISLHDELKGAAEVLKRKQKKELFKLKNEESNQYFIKGNEDDWKKALVNVKSNIVSVKIGEKRIAENLDKELNKKTRKKMKHQSLQETS